A segment of the Catenuloplanes nepalensis genome:
CCCCGGCCGGGCGCAATGTTAGCTCCGCACGTCACCCGCCGCTCGCAGAGTCGGCAGGTGACGTGGGCCGCAGGGCCGCCGCTCCTGCCACATCACGTTCCACACCATGATCGGGGCGTCCCCCACGCCGTTCAGAACGACATGGGGACGCCCCGATCATGAGGAAGTGCGGGGTCAGGCCTTGCGGGCGGCCACCCGGGCCTGGTGGGCCTCGCGGCGCTCGGTGAAGCGGGTGGCCTGGTTGTCCAGGTTCGCCATGAACTCGCCGAGCTCGTCGCGCGCCTTGGCGCCGTCGTCGGTGAGGCCCTCGGTCTCCAGCACGCGCAGCTTGCGCAGCACCGGCATGAGCACCTCGTCGTGGTGGATGCGCAGGTCGTAGATGCCGGCCATGGCGATCTGCACGGACTTGCGGGAGAAGTTCTCGATGCCGTGACCGGGCATCTGGAAGTTGCGGACCACGTCGGAGATCGCGCGCATCGCCAGGTTCGGCGAGAGCTGCAGCGCGGCCTCCAGCAGGTTGCGGTAGAAGACCATGTGCAGGTTCTCGTCGGTGGCGATGCGCTGCAGCATCGCGTCGCAGACCGGGTCGCCGGAGAACTTGCCGGTGTTGCGGTGCGAGACGCGGGTGGCCAGCTCCTGGAACGACACGTACGCGATGGAATGCAGGATGCTCTGGTCGTGGTCGTTCTCGAAGCCGGTCGCCATGTGCGTCATCCGCAGGCGCTCCAGCTCGATCGGGTCGACCGCGCGCGTGGTCAGCAGGTAGTCGCGGATCGCGATGCCGTGCCGGCCCTCCTCCGCGGTCCACCGGTGCACCCAGTCGCCCCAGGCGCGGTCGCGGCCGAACATGGACGCGATCGCGTGGTGGTAACTCGGCAGGTTGTCCTCGGTGAGCAGGTTGACGATCAGCGAGGTGCGGGCCACGTCGGAGAGCTTGGACTGCTCCACGGACCAGGCGGTGCCGCCGAGCGGGCCGTCGAAGTTGGTGCCGTCGG
Coding sequences within it:
- a CDS encoding acyl-ACP desaturase; amino-acid sequence: MTVDEATTRALLLDLEPVVETNLNRHIGLAKEWFPHEYVPWSDGTNFDGPLGGTAWSVEQSKLSDVARTSLIVNLLTEDNLPSYHHAIASMFGRDRAWGDWVHRWTAEEGRHGIAIRDYLLTTRAVDPIELERLRMTHMATGFENDHDQSILHSIAYVSFQELATRVSHRNTGKFSGDPVCDAMLQRIATDENLHMVFYRNLLEAALQLSPNLAMRAISDVVRNFQMPGHGIENFSRKSVQIAMAGIYDLRIHHDEVLMPVLRKLRVLETEGLTDDGAKARDELGEFMANLDNQATRFTERREAHQARVAARKA